A genomic segment from Calditerrivibrio sp. encodes:
- the hisE gene encoding phosphoribosyl-ATP diphosphatase has protein sequence MNFDVLYHLINTIRDRKINPKEGSYTNQLISGGENKIIKKLGEENAEFIKAFLTEPSEKIASEAADILYHLLVALEYKGVSFEDVMLELKRRIK, from the coding sequence ATGAATTTTGATGTGTTGTACCATCTAATAAATACGATACGAGACAGAAAAATAAATCCAAAAGAGGGCTCCTATACGAATCAACTAATTTCTGGCGGTGAAAACAAAATCATAAAAAAGCTTGGAGAGGAAAATGCTGAATTTATAAAAGCTTTTCTCACCGAGCCATCAGAAAAAATTGCTTCAGAAGCTGCAGATATTCTATATCATCTTTTAGTGGCTTTGGAATATAAGGGTGTTTCCTTTGAAGATGTTATGTTGGAGCTTAAGCGAAGGATAAAATGA
- a CDS encoding MFS transporter has translation MSFAGFLILFFAVVMQICLGATYSWSVYVKDLKSLLNITQAQAQLPFSVFYFVFPATMIISGKILKKIGPSFSTIAGGILFGGGWLISSFGANNFIFSILGNGLVAGLGAGLAYIVPISVCMRWYPDRKGLITGIAVAGFGGGAALISFLGGYLLTIGWTPFDFFRLMGIVFTLMIGVAGFFMRYPADYVEQRVDEELKYKDLLLDKRFLVLYFAMFTGLSAGFAVNTNLKELSKTATIGAGVGAVALFAIFNAIGRIIWGGIFDRFSALRVLQLNLLVQAILLFFSPLLLTSTFGLQIFAVLCGLNFGGVLVMYAGTVAKIWGTGHVGLVYGLLFSSNIPGAIAPIFAGYVYDKTNSFSIALYMIGVLLLSGVVFLSKLREDMLWKR, from the coding sequence ATGAGTTTTGCCGGCTTTTTAATACTTTTTTTTGCTGTGGTGATGCAGATCTGTCTTGGAGCAACTTATTCTTGGTCTGTTTATGTAAAAGATCTAAAGAGTTTGCTTAATATAACCCAAGCTCAGGCGCAACTACCTTTTTCTGTTTTTTATTTTGTTTTTCCCGCTACAATGATTATCTCTGGTAAGATACTTAAAAAAATCGGTCCATCTTTTTCCACCATTGCTGGTGGTATACTTTTTGGTGGTGGGTGGCTCATATCATCTTTTGGTGCTAATAACTTTATCTTTTCTATATTGGGTAATGGTCTTGTGGCAGGTTTGGGGGCAGGTCTTGCTTATATTGTACCGATATCGGTATGTATGAGGTGGTACCCTGACAGAAAAGGGCTAATTACAGGTATAGCTGTAGCTGGTTTTGGGGGTGGTGCAGCCTTGATCAGTTTTCTGGGAGGTTACCTACTGACGATAGGTTGGACACCTTTTGATTTTTTTAGGTTAATGGGGATTGTTTTTACTCTCATGATTGGGGTCGCAGGTTTTTTTATGCGATATCCAGCAGATTATGTTGAACAAAGGGTTGATGAGGAGTTAAAGTATAAAGATTTATTGTTAGATAAAAGGTTTTTGGTATTGTATTTTGCCATGTTTACAGGTTTATCTGCAGGCTTTGCTGTCAATACTAATCTGAAGGAGTTATCGAAAACTGCAACAATTGGCGCTGGAGTGGGTGCAGTAGCTTTATTTGCTATTTTTAATGCCATAGGCAGGATCATCTGGGGAGGTATTTTTGATAGGTTTAGTGCATTAAGAGTTTTGCAGTTAAATCTCCTTGTTCAGGCAATTCTTCTTTTCTTTTCACCCTTGCTCTTGACATCTACTTTTGGTCTTCAGATTTTTGCTGTTCTTTGTGGGCTAAACTTTGGCGGGGTGCTTGTGATGTATGCAGGGACTGTAGCGAAAATTTGGGGTACTGGGCATGTTGGGCTGGTTTATGGTCTGCTATTTTCTTCTAATATTCCTGGAGCTATTGCACCAATTTTTGCAGGATATGTTTATGATAAGACTAATAGTTTTTCGATTGCATTGTATATGATAGGGGTATTGTTATTGTCTGGAGTCGTATTTTTAAGTAAGTTAAGAGAGGATATGTTATGGAAAAGATGA
- the argB gene encoding acetylglutamate kinase: protein MEKMIEKASVLIEALPYIRKFYGKTIVVKYGGHAMVDEELKNSFARDMVLLKYVGINPIIVHGGGPQIGDMLKKLNIQSTFVSGMRVTDRETMNVVEMVLVGLVNKNIVSLINSNGGKAIGLSGKDGNLILAEKLYFEEESFYKTPEIIDLGHVGKVKKVNSDVLELISKDYIPVIAPVGIGEDYEPYNINADLVAGAVAAAVGAEKLILLTDVKGVLDKEGNLISSLSVSEIDELKNSNIIYGGMLPKMDSVRTALLGGVKKVHIIDGRILHSVLLEIFTDGGIGTQIIL from the coding sequence ATGGAAAAGATGATTGAAAAAGCATCTGTACTCATCGAAGCTCTTCCCTACATAAGAAAATTCTATGGTAAGACTATCGTGGTAAAATATGGCGGTCATGCCATGGTGGATGAAGAGCTAAAAAATAGTTTTGCAAGGGATATGGTATTATTAAAATACGTGGGTATAAACCCTATTATAGTTCATGGTGGAGGACCACAGATTGGGGATATGCTTAAAAAACTAAATATCCAAAGTACTTTTGTATCAGGTATGAGAGTAACTGATAGGGAGACAATGAATGTCGTGGAGATGGTTCTTGTTGGGCTTGTTAATAAGAATATTGTTAGCTTGATAAATAGTAATGGTGGTAAAGCTATCGGTCTCTCAGGGAAGGATGGGAACCTTATTTTAGCGGAGAAGCTCTATTTTGAGGAGGAGAGCTTTTACAAAACACCTGAGATTATCGATCTTGGACATGTGGGTAAAGTTAAAAAGGTAAATTCAGATGTGTTAGAACTGATATCAAAGGACTATATTCCTGTTATTGCTCCTGTTGGTATAGGTGAGGATTATGAGCCATATAATATAAATGCAGATCTTGTGGCAGGTGCTGTGGCTGCTGCTGTAGGAGCAGAGAAACTTATTCTTCTTACCGATGTAAAGGGTGTTTTGGATAAAGAAGGGAATCTGATTTCCTCTTTGAGTGTTTCTGAGATTGATGAGCTCAAGAATAGTAATATCATTTATGGTGGTATGCTTCCAAAAATGGATTCAGTTAGGACTGCTCTTTTGGGTGGAGTAAAGAAGGTGCATATTATTGATGGTAGGATTCTTCATTCTGTATTGCTTGAAATCTTTACTGATGGTGGAATAGGGACACAGATAATACTGTAA
- the hisF gene encoding imidazole glycerol phosphate synthase subunit HisF, producing MLAKRIIPCLDVKDGRVVKGTQFLNLVDAGDPVAVAEEYDRQGADELTFLDITASYENRGIILDVVARTAERVFMPLTVGGGVRTLDDIRNLLNSGADKVSINTAAVKNPDFVKEAALRFGSQCIVVAIDAKKRVDASGWEVYTHGGRNPTGIDAVEWAMKMESFGAGEILLTSMDRDGTKDGYDIELTAAVSDAVKVPVIASGGVGTKEHILDGLTKGRASAALAASIFHFGLLTVPEVKEFLQSNGVVVRI from the coding sequence ATGCTGGCAAAGAGGATTATCCCGTGCCTTGATGTAAAAGATGGAAGAGTAGTTAAGGGAACGCAGTTTCTAAATCTTGTTGATGCAGGTGATCCTGTGGCGGTGGCTGAAGAGTATGATAGGCAGGGGGCTGATGAACTTACATTTTTGGATATAACAGCAAGCTATGAGAATAGGGGGATAATACTGGATGTGGTGGCAAGAACAGCAGAAAGGGTTTTCATGCCTCTTACCGTTGGTGGTGGTGTAAGAACGTTGGATGATATAAGAAATCTTTTAAATTCCGGTGCGGATAAGGTATCGATAAACACTGCTGCCGTAAAGAATCCTGATTTTGTAAAAGAGGCTGCTCTGAGGTTTGGGTCCCAATGTATTGTGGTGGCCATCGATGCAAAAAAAAGAGTAGATGCTTCAGGATGGGAGGTTTATACTCATGGTGGTAGAAACCCCACAGGTATCGATGCAGTAGAGTGGGCTATGAAAATGGAGAGTTTTGGTGCAGGGGAGATACTCCTAACAAGTATGGATAGGGATGGTACTAAGGATGGCTACGATATAGAGCTTACTGCAGCTGTATCGGATGCGGTGAAGGTTCCTGTCATCGCTTCAGGAGGTGTAGGCACAAAAGAGCATATCTTGGACGGACTTACTAAGGGTAGAGCTAGTGCGGCACTTGCTGCATCTATCTTTCATTTCGGTCTTCTGACAGTGCCAGAGGTAAAAGAATTTCTACAAAGTAATGGTGTTGTGGTAAGAATATAG
- a CDS encoding protein-L-isoaspartate(D-aspartate) O-methyltransferase encodes MKPIERYLKSIVAPACDGDGMILEAFLKCPREKFVEEALQRIAYEDNALPIGFGQTISKPSTVAYMTKLLNPTKEDIVLEIGTGSGFQCAVLSFLSKFVYTVERIPQLSYKASITLKKLHIKNVKFKVDNGQIGWQEYAPFDKIIVTASGDEIPQKLLDQLKIGGMMVMPIKDRIYVIEKLESDVNIKMGDECRFVEFVNS; translated from the coding sequence ATGAAACCTATTGAAAGATATCTAAAAAGCATTGTGGCGCCTGCGTGTGATGGTGATGGGATGATTTTGGAGGCATTTTTAAAATGTCCCAGGGAGAAGTTTGTGGAAGAGGCTTTACAAAGAATTGCTTATGAGGACAATGCCCTTCCCATCGGTTTTGGACAAACGATTTCTAAACCTTCTACCGTTGCATATATGACAAAACTATTAAATCCTACAAAAGAGGATATTGTCCTTGAAATAGGTACAGGATCCGGTTTTCAATGTGCTGTCCTATCTTTTTTGTCAAAATTTGTTTATACTGTAGAACGAATACCCCAGTTGAGTTATAAAGCCTCAATAACTTTAAAAAAACTACATATAAAAAATGTAAAGTTTAAAGTAGATAACGGTCAAATAGGCTGGCAGGAGTACGCTCCTTTTGATAAGATAATAGTTACCGCATCAGGGGATGAGATACCCCAGAAATTGCTGGATCAATTAAAGATAGGTGGGATGATGGTGATGCCTATAAAAGATAGAATCTATGTTATAGAAAAATTAGAGTCTGATGTTAATATTAAAATGGGGGATGAGTGCCGTTTTGTCGAATTTGTAAATAGTTAA
- a CDS encoding tetratricopeptide repeat protein: MNPSLFFAILLLFVTSHTFAESKTYTHSVKKIIGSNQSIDDVKTAAVADAKREIIEKAGTYIESLTVVQNGELKKDDITAMALGLMKTEILSIKRGLEGDAIFIEVTIRSEVDTSALMDKINNAKSDKATLAQYQQFQQNMNILLNKFQELEKKNQQLESELKLVTAQQNTKTFNTQSTLTQADQKKIEEIKKEQTKINNEFKTVASKLESDNWVNKANSLWNGKEYLDKKLAMQYFEKAIELNPESHMAYLGQGLVYYELKDYHKALTSYNKALSLNPNFAYAYNNRALVYLKMNNKSAALNDYNQAIKYDTQYALVYSNRGLLYYEDQNYSAALEDFNKSIILNPNDPIVYYSRGLTKYMLKDYTGSIEDYNIATNLNPSYANAYVGRGLSYYYLLDYNKAIEDYTKAIQLDPSNHIAYFDRGITYYVLNKIDLAKNDFKKTIQIKPDYNLGTYAQLLSDDKPIVNKTFSTSQDPFTLSKYGKSIYDNGVALLKNGQYTTAISEFNKVLNENPNYIDAYINRGLAYEFSGDTSKAMSDYNKALSIIPGDYLALFNRGVLNYKLQNYINSEQDLLQAIKARPDHLDAHIYLGMTYRKRQLYDNALYYYEKAININPKDYWAYFEKGNVLMDLKDYNNAINEFTRAITFKNNYTEAYINRGLSYEYLKNYDNALKDYNRAIEISPNYFLGYYNRGILNFNKNYYPMALSDFKKTLELNPDHATAAGYIGDIYYNLQNYKEAIISYNKALSLNPNDQYSLESRGHSYIMIGNNSLGCADLQKACQLGQCNKYNQAIVNGQCK; encoded by the coding sequence ATGAACCCCTCACTATTTTTTGCTATTTTGTTACTTTTTGTAACATCCCATACTTTTGCAGAATCGAAAACCTACACCCATTCTGTAAAAAAGATAATAGGTTCAAACCAATCCATTGACGATGTCAAGACTGCTGCAGTGGCTGATGCAAAAAGGGAGATTATCGAAAAAGCAGGCACATACATAGAATCCCTTACTGTCGTCCAAAATGGTGAACTAAAAAAAGATGATATAACAGCAATGGCACTGGGACTTATGAAAACAGAGATACTTTCTATAAAAAGAGGCTTGGAAGGTGATGCAATTTTCATCGAGGTTACCATCAGATCAGAAGTGGATACCTCAGCATTAATGGACAAAATAAATAACGCAAAATCCGATAAGGCCACCCTTGCTCAATATCAACAGTTTCAACAAAATATGAATATATTGCTTAATAAATTCCAAGAACTGGAAAAAAAGAATCAACAATTGGAGTCAGAACTCAAGCTGGTAACAGCCCAACAAAACACAAAAACCTTTAACACTCAATCAACATTAACACAAGCAGATCAGAAAAAGATTGAAGAAATAAAAAAAGAACAAACAAAAATAAACAACGAATTCAAAACAGTAGCAAGTAAACTGGAATCTGACAACTGGGTAAATAAAGCCAATTCATTGTGGAACGGTAAAGAATATCTGGACAAAAAATTAGCAATGCAGTATTTCGAAAAAGCCATAGAATTAAACCCAGAATCCCATATGGCTTATTTAGGACAAGGTCTTGTTTATTATGAGTTGAAAGATTATCATAAGGCACTTACATCTTATAACAAAGCACTTTCATTAAATCCAAATTTTGCCTATGCTTATAACAACAGAGCTCTTGTATATCTTAAAATGAACAACAAAAGTGCAGCCCTGAATGATTACAATCAAGCAATAAAATATGATACCCAGTACGCATTGGTTTATAGCAACAGGGGGCTATTATACTATGAAGATCAAAACTATTCAGCAGCCTTAGAAGATTTTAATAAATCGATCATACTTAATCCAAACGATCCAATTGTCTATTACAGTAGAGGCCTTACTAAGTATATGCTGAAGGATTATACTGGCTCAATTGAAGACTATAATATAGCCACAAATCTAAATCCATCCTATGCCAACGCTTATGTGGGTAGAGGATTGAGCTATTATTACCTGCTGGACTACAATAAGGCGATTGAAGATTATACAAAAGCGATACAACTTGATCCATCCAACCATATAGCCTACTTTGACAGGGGGATCACATATTATGTTTTAAACAAGATAGATCTGGCTAAAAACGATTTTAAAAAAACAATACAGATAAAACCAGACTACAATCTGGGTACCTATGCCCAGCTACTTTCAGATGATAAACCTATTGTAAACAAAACATTTTCCACCAGCCAAGACCCATTTACTCTATCTAAATACGGTAAAAGCATCTATGACAACGGTGTTGCCCTTCTTAAAAATGGTCAATATACCACAGCTATCAGCGAATTTAATAAAGTCTTAAATGAAAATCCAAACTATATAGACGCCTACATAAATAGAGGGCTTGCGTATGAATTTTCAGGAGATACAAGTAAAGCTATGTCAGATTACAACAAAGCCCTATCGATAATACCAGGCGACTATCTCGCCCTTTTCAACAGGGGAGTATTAAACTATAAACTACAAAACTATATCAACTCAGAACAGGATCTACTTCAAGCAATAAAGGCAAGACCAGATCATCTCGATGCCCACATATACCTAGGGATGACCTATAGAAAAAGACAGCTCTACGACAACGCCCTTTATTATTACGAAAAAGCTATAAACATAAACCCCAAAGACTACTGGGCATACTTTGAAAAGGGGAATGTATTGATGGATCTCAAAGATTATAACAACGCCATCAATGAGTTCACCCGCGCCATAACCTTTAAAAATAACTATACCGAAGCCTATATAAACAGGGGCTTAAGCTATGAATATTTGAAAAACTATGACAACGCATTAAAGGATTATAACCGTGCAATAGAGATTTCTCCAAACTATTTTTTAGGCTACTATAACAGAGGTATATTAAACTTTAACAAAAATTATTATCCAATGGCACTTTCTGACTTCAAGAAAACATTAGAGCTAAACCCAGACCATGCAACAGCTGCTGGATATATCGGCGATATCTACTACAATCTGCAAAACTACAAAGAAGCTATCATCAGCTATAACAAAGCCCTTAGCCTAAATCCCAACGACCAATACTCCCTCGAAAGCAGGGGGCATAGCTATATTATGATAGGTAATAATAGCTTAGGGTGTGCTGATCTTCAAAAAGCCTGTCAGCTTGGACAGTGCAACAAATACAACCAAGCAATAGTCAACGGTCAGTGTAAATAA